The nucleotide sequence AGCAAAACATGGTATCCAACACTCCCTGGATCCAATTCAAATAGCTTTTCCGAAGCCATGCGGGCCATATTTGTGTCTTTGTGAATCATGCAAGCACCAAGCAATGTACCCCACACTGCAGGACCAGGCTCAACAGGCATGCTCCTTATAAATTCTAAGGCCTTTTCTAACTGCCCAGCTCGCCCAAGAATGTCCACCATGCATGCATAGTGCTCAGGCAGGGGTTTGATACCGTATTTATTGATCATAGCACGGAAAATTTCATCTCCTTCTCTTACCAAGCCAGCATGACTACAAGCATACATGACTGAAAGAAAAGTAACACTAGATGGTTGAAATCCTAAATGTAacatctcattaaaaagcttaaGCGCTTCATGCCCGTGTCCATGGAGCCCATAACCAAAAATCATAGTATTCCATGTGACAGTATTCTTTTCACTCATCGAGTCAAATAGTTGCCATGCCTCTGATATGTTCCCACACTTAGCATACATGTCAACTAGAGCAGTGGAAACATAAATGTTTGGTTCAAGATTTTTGATTTTGATCAGCTCATGGACCCATTTCCCAAAACTCAGTGCTCCTAGTTGAGCACAAGCTGAAAGGATAGTTGTGATTGTAACTGGATTTGGAGCAAACTCAGTCTTCATCATCTcctgaaaaagagagagagaggtctcGGTTAAACCATTCTGAGTATAACCCGAAATCATAGCATTCCAAGCAGCCACAGTTTTCTCTGGCGATTCATCAAATAAGGAGCGTGCTAAGTCCATTTCATTGAGCCTACTGTACACAGTTGTGAGTGCGGTTGAAACAGATGGATGCGAAATAGTACCAGATTTCACACAAAATCCCTGAATAGAGGAAGCCAAATGAAGATGACCAAAGGGAGAAGACACTGGAATCAAGCCAACCATAGTGCTTGAACTCACCCTCTGACCAGAAGCAAGCAACTCTCTGAAAAGCTTCACCGAACACTCAACCTCACCATTGCAAGTAAACCCAGAAATAAGAGCATTGTAAGACACCAAGTCAGGCTTATCGATCATCCAAAATAACAACCTAGCAGTGTCCACATCCCCACATTTCGAATACAATGAAACCAAGCCCGTAAGCACATAATCAACAGAATGAAACCCAATTTTCATAGCCAAACACTGAATCCCCATCCCAACTCCCAACTCCTTCAACTCAGCAGCTGCAGGGAGCACAGTAGCCAATGTAGTTGAATCCAACCTCACCCCATCTTCAACCATGTCCCCAAAAACCTCAATAGAATCCTCATAACAACAATTCCTCGCCAAGCCATTAACCATAGCGTTCCACAAAACAGTATCTTTCTCaggcattctatcaaacacctttCTAGCATACCCAACACGAGAAAACTTGCAGTACAAGTCAACGAGTGCAGAACCCACAAATAGGTTGGGGGCCAACCCATCAACAATGGCATGCGCGTGCAGCATCATCCCGTGCTTCTCGTCGCGGGAACCAGAAGCGGCGTTGATTGTGAAAGCGTAGGTGAAGTTATCAGGGGAAAGGTTGATGCTTTTGCGGAGGCGGGAGTAGAGGGAGAGAGAGGTAGAAGGGGAAGCGTTGAGGGAGAAACCTTGGACGAGGACGTTGAAGAGGAAGATGTCGGGTTTGgggaaggagaagaaaagagagaggGCGTGGCGAGGGGCGCGGAGGTCGAAGAGGCGCTGGGTGAGCTTGGTGACGGTGGCAATGTCGGAGTGGAAGCCATTACGGAGGAGCTGAGCGTGGAGCTGGAGGAGGTGGTGGATGGTggcattatttatattttatcaatttcaatttattttttattctaatctTCTTAAAATTATTGTGGTTTGGATCGCATAAGCTCTGTTATTTAGCATCAAAATGTTTAACTTCGTGCTATTTTTGCCTTTGGTGGTCAAATATGAATTAAATGCAAACTATAGTGCAAAAATGGGTTGAACTCAATATAACTCTTTTGCTTTGCATTTTCTTTCTCATTTGTCCTGATACAAAATTACAAGTGGAAGGCTTGGTCGCCAGTGTTGACTAAAGAAAGGAGAGGAAGATAATAATGGAACAATATGAATTCCAACATATTTGAGTGAGAGACAAAAAAGGGAAGGAGCCTATTTaaacataacaaaaataatttacaAGGGTAAATAACCtgaaataattatataatatattagatATACTTATACTATTTGGCTGCAGCCGCAAGAAGTGTTGTTAGCTTAGAAGTAGGTCAAGCTAATGCTTGTTTAAATTCCAGCATTTGTTACTTATTCACCTCTAAAACTTGCTTGATTTGCATGAGATGCGTCCGAAGGCTATTTTCCTCAACCTGATTTATCCAAAAAATAATTAGAAGACTAGCAACACAATGATGATGATAACCATGAAACGCATTATTTTTGTCTCATCAAATGCTCACGAACAAAtttacatgcaaaatatttctctCAAACTGTCTTAATGAAAGAAACTAATCAAACTAATCCACTATGAATTTGGAAGGATGTGTCTCCATTTTATCTTTGTATACTACATATTTTGGTTGATAACTATGATTGAGAACTGAGCCACATATTTTGGTTGGCTGTTAACTTATTTTCATACCCAACATCATAAATTTTAGAGATTTTATTGAGTACAATGTTGTTAACTGTTTAGTATATACCATGACTCTCACCTGCATAGCTGCTGCAAATGTTAGTAGCGCTTCGCATTCATCAAGCAAGGCCTTTTCCTGTGCTGATACGATAGCAACTTCAGAAATTAAATTATTCATGGCCTCCACCTATGATAACATAAAAACAGGTGTAAATGCCTAGAATATTGCATTTGACTACGAAATGATGGAAAAAATGATATTGACCATCAGATACTAAATTAAACAGTAATACAATAAATGGAGGACAAGTTTGATAGTAATGTGTTAGCCTAGAAAACAACAGGAAAATAGATGATAAGGTGGACTAAAACAGTATAACTCTAGATAAAATAAGTCACCCGTGAAAGCGAAGGGCAGATTGCAGATCCCATTGCTTGCATGACATCAACAGCTGAACAGATAGCAACTTTCAAATGCTCAATATCTGCCTGAAAAGGTGTAAAGTTATTATTGTTAACTTGTTATTATCGATGCATGCATCTCATCCGGTCGTCCCAGGTATCAAATCAACAAACACAAACCAGGCATACCTTTGCTCCTCCAGTCACTGGAAGACGAAGAGTGCTTGCCTCGAAGTCTTCTATAGCCCCAGATACAGCATCAACGTGATCATTTTCAACTGCAGCCCAATCATCAAGGTAGGTCATCTGCTTCAAACATAGTTAAAGACCCACATCAGAACAATATATCACCAAGTATTGAAAGTTGAACCAAGTAATGAAGGGAAATAGGATTACACTTATAGGAAGTGATATAATTATATCAACCGCTAATATCAATAACATGTAATCAGAGACTAATAAAAAACCTATATTCAATATACAGGGGCATAGGGCCAATATCTGCTGTGCATATTTGCTTAACTCATAAATCACCAACTATCCAAATCAATCATGTAAaaaatttaatgaataaaaagtAACTTGAATGTCCCTAAAAAAAGGTGGCATGTGGAATCATAACTATTTTAGTCATCACAGAAGCATTACTTgatcattcaaaatagaattcaGCTTGAGCTCGAGCCGCAGCTGCTGGAGATTGATCCTCTTCCTAATAATTGATTCCCACATAGACAAAGTAGTGCTCCATACATCATACAAAGTTCTCTGCATCATTGTTGAAAGATTTTTGTAAAATGATGTAAGCAAGTAAATTGACGTGCACAATCCTGTACATAGCATAAGAACTACACTGCAAGAGTTTGCAAGCTTGTGAAAGAGAGCAAATCAAACCTCCACAGTTAAATTTTGGATGTAAAGTGCATCCTCTGCTCTTGCATTGACAAATCTCCATTGCAGGTATCTGTTGTACATAAGTCGTAACTGGTGAGCATCTTCTATGAAGGCTGCactctttttcccttttttaaAATCAGCAATAAAGCTCATAACTGAAGTTGAATTGTCAGATGGACTGGTAGGACTGGTTGGCCTAATTTGAGATGGACTAAGCCCTCTAGAAAAAGGAGTTACAGGAGTTGATGGCCTCGACCGAGATGGACTGAGACCTCTTGAACCAGGAGAGGATATCACCGATGTCTTACTGGGTGAGGCAGGACGCGACAAGGACAGAGATCTGACTCCAGCAGTTGACAATCCTGTTTTATCTGATGGAGTTGTAGAAACGGGTCTAAGTGATCTTAATAACTGGAGGCGGTCATCAGTTGATTTCATCTGGCTTCCTGTCCTTCCGCTTTCACCAAGCAATGACAGCCTTCCAGCATCATTAGAACCTTTTTGCACGGGCTTACTTGTTTCACCTGGTAGAGACAATCTTCTCAGTGAAGGCATGCCAGTTCCCGAGGCCGAAACTTCACTCGATAAAGACAATCTTCTCAGCGATGATACACCAGTTTCTGAAATTGGAGTGCTCAACTTTCTTATCGTGGTATCAGCATGATCTATATTTCGGTTCAATGAACTAGGCAATACCTTCCCACCTACTCTACTTGGCCATCGATGCTGATCTATCAATCGAGAGTGCAGACCATCAACTGGTTTTGAATTCTCTGATTGATCAGTGGTATTCTTCCCTTTAAGAGGGCTCCTAATTCTCTCAGGAGTAGCCTTTCGAGGAGTTTCAGCCTTCTTGTGAGCCACATTGGAAGCAGGCCTCAATGTACGATCAGAAGGGCTAGTAACcggcttctctttttctttcttgctgaCAGGTATCGAAATGGTATCGGACTGGAAAGAAACACTCAAGCTTCGCATTGTAGAAGGCCATAGGGTCTCTGGAAAACGGCTACCAGCTGCCTGTCTGGATGATAAATGCACATCTGCAGATGAGTCGCTGACCGGTGTGGAAGGACTGCGTGGGGAAGAGGGAGTAGCCGGCCTCTTCCTCTCTGCTGAGAGAGGCCTCTTTGGTAACGATTTGGGTGATGCAGGAGTAGTTCTTGAGAGGGTTGGAGATGGGCATCTCCGAGGAGTAGAAGTTGGGGATGCTGGAGAAGGTGATTTATACCTTGAACTAACTTCCCTTGTTGCTGGAAGCCTGGTAGCGAGTCCATTGAACTTTTCAGCTAGAACCAAGGGTTGTCTTCGAGTCTCCACAGCTCGGAGTTTCCGTAATGCTTGATCTGATTCATGTACATCCATCCACTCTATCACAGTTAGACCACATTGATCTTAGTGTTCATGAAACTCGGCTAGATATAGCAGCTTTGGCAATCAATGGAATAAATGAACAGCACAGATTATCCAGAAAGAAGATCCTTTCCTCTGCAATAAATCTGCAACAAATGCAAAGAAAGTTAAGATACCCCAGattggaaaagaaaaaggaaaccaGAGAATAAACCCATAAACAAAAAAAGTGTACATCTTTACAGAGACTCTGATCTGTTAGAGAACAAATTTGAGAATCGTGTGTGGTAAACGCAAGTGGGTATGTTTTTGTCATAAAAAATATCCTGAATCCAACAAGATCAGGACACGGCAAGAAGAATATGGAGAGGGAAAACAACATTAGTTGTGATGGATGAGAGAAACTAGCGGAAACTGTCTCAACGTGCATTTAACGTTTTATCACCAAACTTTGGTTACAGTTTAACTGGAGAACATAGCAAGAATTGCAGGGATGGGAGGGGGGTCCCCTTGGAAATTGGGGATACTGGGAAATGAAATGGAATTATGGAGGGGGTGTAGGATAAGAAAGAGGTAAGTGCGTAGGGTAAGaggcttttattttttttccccttttgtcTTTCTCACGGGAGTGCCATGGTCGGGTGGGTTGGCAATGGGTTCTCTCCACATAAACCCACTCTGTCCCTATTTCCTCATCTCTCTCAACTCCTTTTCATGaaagggaattctatgaaagtgATGCCATAACTTGCAGGGCCAATAATAAGTGCCTATTTCTATTCCTATCTATCTTTCAAACTCAAACACAGTAACATTCTTCCCTTTCTTCCCAATTTGACTCGAACACTAATTAGTGGTAGTTAGTAGTTACCATATATATATGACAACTTACTGTTTCATGAGTTTTTTGTGCCTAAATTTGCAGAGAGAATTCTCAACTAGAGAATGTAAATTGGTGTGTTTTGTTTGTAATGCTATGCACAGATACATTATATGGGTTTTGTTGTAAGGTTGAAGTATGAACTAGCTGGTGGTAATGTTTGGGAGATGGGTAAAGACATGGACATCCACGTGCAGTGACGATTATTGTCCATCCCCATAAACACTTATTTCGCAAACCTAACATGATTCATCAGaatcagaataaaataaaatacttcaTAAAAGATTGATTGTGAGGTAATTTCTTTTTTGACCATACCGAATAATTATTTTTCAAAGTACTCATGAACGAATATCTATAGAATGGAATcccagaaaaagaaaaagaaaaaaaaaaggaaccaTTTTAACCTGGAAAATTTGGAAAGAAACAAAGGGTTCTAGGACAGAGATCCATGACAGATGTCTGGATTGACAGGTTCATGTCTCTCTCTCTGAAGACACGTTAAGTGTTTTCACTGTTCATCTAATCTCGCAGAACGAATACAAACACTAGGGTTCATTGAATCCTAATTCCTTCAatcattaaaattaatttgaacacTTTCTCTAATTTCggaaattcaaaatccaaaaagaaaaaaaaaatcaaataactctctcttcttctgcttcttcttcttcgaatTCACCGAGCATGAAACTTGATCAAAAACCAAAATCTGGAGAAATCCACGCATGATGCGATAGTAGACAAAGTGATCTACGTAGAgctaagaaaacgaaaaatagaagctCCGAAGAGGAAATTAATCAGAACACAATTGATTTCAATTTCGATGAAtttctcaccttctactgctaAAAAAAAACTTGCTCTGATCAGATAATCtttattttcttcctcttcttcttctttctattTCGTTTTTTTTCCCCTAAAAATCAAAAAACAAAAGCAAGATGCGAAAGGAGGATCCAAAACGGAATAAGAAATGAGGTGCAGATCTCACGAAGGTTCGCCGGAGACAAACGGAGAAAGGACAGCCGGTCGCCGGAGTTCAACTTCGTCGCGGTGGCAATTTTGTGATTTCgaagagaaagagagggaaggagaaagggaagaagaaaattaaaagaggaaAAATATAAAGTGATGATttctactgaaaaataaaaaaaaaaattaaaaatataaaagaaatgaattataatattatatattactgtaTATTTAGGTTAATAAAATAATGTAAACGGTTTTCAGTTGGAAAGAAAAAGGAGGGAGTCGGGACGGTTGTTTTCGCGCCACCTACTTTTAATTGATTCTTCCGCCTTATGaagtaatttaatttaatttaattatttttgtacttTTTGTATTAAATGCGTGATGAGTTACTTATAATTAACAGATAAATGGTGCAATTCGTTTTTGAAATATTATtcgttttttaaattaatttaaaaaaaattaatcaaattcatcttttaaaattttaaattaatcgcGTTAGtatatttgttttttttctaTTGTGCCAAAATTGATTAATATGGTACGTTAAGTGATTTTAATTAACTATTAGCAggataaatttatgaaattatattaaatcaaaacctaattaaGGGGAGAACTTAAGGCATTAGAATCCATCAATTTAAGATTTATTTggtctaattttataaatttattatgttcGCTGCCAATTAGGACTTTTACGTATG is from Arachis ipaensis cultivar K30076 chromosome B01, Araip1.1, whole genome shotgun sequence and encodes:
- the LOC107615531 gene encoding pentatricopeptide repeat-containing protein At4g30700, whose amino-acid sequence is NATIHHLLQLHAQLLRNGFHSDIATVTKLTQRLFDLRAPRHALSLFFSFPKPDIFLFNVLVQGFSLNASPSTSLSLYSRLRKSINLSPDNFTYAFTINAASGSRDEKHGMMLHAHAIVDGLAPNLFVGSALVDLYCKFSRVGYARKVFDRMPEKDTVLWNAMVNGLARNCCYEDSIEVFGDMVEDGVRLDSTTLATVLPAAAELKELGVGMGIQCLAMKIGFHSVDYVLTGLVSLYSKCGDVDTARLLFWMIDKPDLVSYNALISGFTCNGEVECSVKLFRELLASGQRVSSSTMVGLIPVSSPFGHLHLASSIQGFCVKSGTISHPSVSTALTTVYSRLNEMDLARSLFDESPEKTVAAWNAMISGYTQNGLTETSLSLFQEMMKTEFAPNPVTITTILSACAQLGALSFGKWVHELIKIKNLEPNIYVSTALVDMYAKCGNISEAWQLFDSMSEKNTVTWNTMIFGYGLHGHGHEALKLFNEMLHLGFQPSSVTFLSVMYACSHAGLVREGDEIFRAMINKYGIKPLPEHYACMVDILGRAGQLEKALEFIRSMPVEPGPAVWGTLLGACMIHKDTNMARMASEKLFELDPGSVGYHVLLSNIYSVERNFPKAASIREGVKKRKLAKTPGCTLVEIHGTPHVFVSGDRSHSHATAIYEMLEKLTSKMREIGYRSETVTALHDVEEEEKELMVNVHSEKLAIAFALITTEPGTEIRIIKNLRVCLDCHTATKYISKITERVIVVRDANRFHHFKDGVCSCGDYW
- the LOC107641407 gene encoding AUGMIN subunit 8, with amino-acid sequence MDVHESDQALRKLRAVETRRQPLVLAEKFNGLATRLPATREVSSRYKSPSPASPTSTPRRCPSPTLSRTTPASPKSLPKRPLSAERKRPATPSSPRSPSTPVSDSSADVHLSSRQAAGSRFPETLWPSTMRSLSVSFQSDTISIPVSKKEKEKPVTSPSDRTLRPASNVAHKKAETPRKATPERIRSPLKGKNTTDQSENSKPVDGLHSRLIDQHRWPSRVGGKVLPSSLNRNIDHADTTIRKLSTPISETGVSSLRRLSLSSEVSASGTGMPSLRRLSLPGETSKPVQKGSNDAGRLSLLGESGRTGSQMKSTDDRLQLLRSLRPVSTTPSDKTGLSTAGVRSLSLSRPASPSKTSVISSPGSRGLSPSRSRPSTPVTPFSRGLSPSQIRPTSPTSPSDNSTSVMSFIADFKKGKKSAAFIEDAHQLRLMYNRYLQWRFVNARAEDALYIQNLTVERTLYDVWSTTLSMWESIIRKRINLQQLRLELKLNSILNDQMTYLDDWAAVENDHVDAVSGAIEDFEASTLRLPVTGGAKADIEHLKVAICSAVDVMQAMGSAICPSLSRVEAMNNLISEVAIVSAQEKALLDECEALLTFAAAMQVEENSLRTHLMQIKQVLEVNK